A window from Musa acuminata AAA Group cultivar baxijiao chromosome BXJ3-10, Cavendish_Baxijiao_AAA, whole genome shotgun sequence encodes these proteins:
- the LOC135651923 gene encoding uncharacterized protein LOC135651923 encodes MMDPEAVKKYLTVSAGNAAAALPARFFDVLVLNGLRLDLFEPGRVLCSYAVPPRLSSSGNVLHGGVVATLVDVVGSAAIISSGLPTTGVSLDINVSYLDPAFTGEEIEMESKLLHAGKAVAVASVEFRNKRTGKLLAQGRHTKYLAASSKL; translated from the exons ATGATGGATCCAGAGGCGGTGAAGAAATACCTAACCGTGTCCGCCGGAAATGCCGCTGCCGCCCTCCCGGCGCGgttcttcgacgtcctcgtcctcAACGGCCTCCGCCTCGACCTCTTTGAGCCCGGCCGCGTCCTATGCTCCTATGCCGTTCCTCCTCGCCTTAGC AGCTCTGGCAACGTCCTCCATGGTGGCGTCGTGGCGACGCTGGTGGATGTGGTTGGATCTGCGGCCATAATTAGCTCTGGACTTCCGACCACTGGGGTTTCGCTGGACATCAACGTCTCCTACTTGGATCCCGCCTTTACTGGT gaagaaatcgAGATGGAAAGCAAGCTTTTGCATGCTGGAAAGGCAGTAGCAGTTGCCTCAGTTGAATTTAGGAACAAGAGGACTGGAAAGCTACTAGCTCAGGGACGACATACCAAGTATCTTGCTGCATCCAGTAAATTGTAA
- the LOC104000273 gene encoding WEB family protein At1g75720-like produces the protein MVSQRAEVDTTSPFRSVKEAVEIFGERFLTGNVNSHKTSSSAKLDIIRSPPIYSLPPPKPLLSANSSPPSLSSTARFIHERDDELVSLNALKKLEHELHETKCELKLLKERQSETKLAVASLCLQLQKSMSKLREIEAVEAEPSNLAIEDQPCKVRSDRWREDNIRESEYLPTLAQALSLGRMEHDLGGRGRRKLQKRKPIVPLIGGIFAKKKGATDCRNSLYTPSFYSVLS, from the coding sequence ATGGTCTCCCAGCGCGCGGAGGTGGACACCACGAGTCCATTTCGATCCGTGAAGGAGGCTGTTGAAATCTTCGGGGAACGCTTCCTCACAGGCAATGTCAATTCTCACAAGACCAGCTCGTCTGCCAAACTCGACATCATCAGAAGCCCCCCGATCTATTCTTTGCCACCTCCGAAGCCTCTCCTTTCAGCAAATTCCTCGCCGCCCTCCTTGTCTTCCACCGCCCGTTTCATTCATGAAAGAGATGACGAGCTCGTATCCCTCAACGCGCTCAAGAAGTTGGAGCACGAACTACACGAGACAAAGTGCGAGCTGAAGCTGCTGAAGGAGAGGCAGTCTGAGACAAAGCTAGCAGTGGCGAGCCTCTGTCTCCAGCTCCAGAAGAGCATGTCCAAACTGAGAGAGATCGAAGCAGTTGAGGCGGAACCGAGCAACCTGGCGATCGAAGACCAGCCCTGTAAAGTTAGAAGTGATCGATGGCGAGAGGATAACATCCGGGAGAGCGAGTACTTACCGACTCTGGCTCAAGCGCTTAGCCTTGGGAGGATGGAGCATGACTTGGGTGGAAGAGGACGGAGAAAGCTGCAGAAGAGGAAGCCCATCGTTCCTCTCATTGGAGGCATCTTTGCCAAGAAAAAGGGAGCTACTGATTGCAGAAACTCCCTCTACACCCCATCCTTTTACAGTGTTCTGAGCTGA
- the LOC135651502 gene encoding nitrate regulatory gene2 protein-like, which translates to MGCRSSKAAAESKPVELCRERVELIRAARDLRYALAAAHAAYFRALADVGDALHRLVWEDLAPASALPASPVLVLPSSESKGKPGSVRGSVVAAAASTSSSATPLSHSLLPEGSHLPLSSGSEEVSPRAGSGEGSEAGKKDGSGNDGAEGGESSSPRQRFRPRSPDSSFMRSSTAIPTVVYQDPLTPPWSNSAYDGYGYEFGYPPYGVPIASLLQEREDRMDPSVPAVAPGTPPPPPPPATSSWDFFDPFNFYEGFFPDYSGGRYGVRFSVSSPDINEVRKQEGIPDLEEEAEAQPTEAKKQMKVVMDDLGRKNPVVGSSNTVSTPEIGRKDDNVGDIELADKVSVSSSPNSKVRSSGEDDISIRKKKGVTFEDVSYDTEKSVPSGDKPLSAHIDEPLSFKGSKDVMEVAREIKKHFRSAAGCGEEVSRMLEVGKLPYQSRTNKMYRVISSRILDPKTLHLPLSSYPSFNWSRHSTESTTISRKASMTSDHSTTGSSNISSTLEKLYLWEKKLYKDVKDEEKLRVSYDKKYKRLKDLVDRGAENYKIDSTWASVRKLRTKISIIIKSVGAFSSRIHEIRGEELQPQLIELIQGFIRMWTSLLDCHQKQLQALVDCKRHSLVMKTTSQWKSAVKVTKELELELLNWCNCFHDWISIQKSFIEALNGWQMKWLPQEQELTPDGPAPFSPTRIGAPSVFVISNDWYHAIKCVSGEKVIETMRGFTEIVHMVWEIQDEEQHLRLEEEHLSQIYDRKLKSWQAMQIDHLEIVSDINDGLKHHDDSLMALDLMKQRLDEKRAIRKETLERLQTTASNILPTGLVPTFEELGTFLSEALQAYKGIRIKIDSGGT; encoded by the exons ATGGGATGCAGGAGCTCCAAGGCGGCGGCGGAGTCGAAGCCGGTCGAGCTGTGCCGGGAGCGGGTGGAGCTGATCCGTGCGGCGAGGGACCTACGATACGCCCTCGCGGCCGCCCACGCCGCCTACTTCCGCGCGCTCGCCGACGTTGGGGACGCGCTACACCGCTTGGTCTGGGAGGATCTGGCGCCGGCCTCCGCGCTGCCGGCATCACCCGTCCTCGTCCTTCCCTCCTCCGAGAGCAAGGGGAAGCCTGGTTCCGTCCGCGGAAGTGTCGTCGCTGCGGCTGCGTCGACTTCTTCTTCCGCGACTCCGCTCTCGCACTCCCTATTGCCGGAGGGCTCTCACTTGCCGCTTTCGTCCGGGTCGGAGGAAGTGAGCCCTCGGGCCGGAAGCGGGGAAGGAAGTGAAGCTGGAAAGAAGGACGGAAGCGGCAATGATGGTGCTGAAGGGGGGGAGTCATCTTCTCCGCGTCAGCGATTTAGGCCTCGGAGCCctgattcttctttcatgaggtcATCCACAGCGATCCCCACTGTGGTCTACCAGGATCCACTGACTCCACCTTGGTCGAATTCTGCGTACGATGGCTATGGGTATGAATTTGGCTATCCACCCTACGGTGTTCCGATAGCATCTCTGCTGCAAGAAAGAGAGGATAGGATGGATCCTTCTGTGCCGGCGGTTGCCCCTGGTACTCCCCCTCCACCGCCACCTCCGGCAACGTCTTCTTGGGACTTTTTCGATCCGTTCAATTTCTATGAAGGATTCTTTCCCGATTACTCCGGAGGACGGTATGGTGTGCGCTTCTCTGTGAGCAGTCCTGATATAAACGAGGTGCGCAAGCAGGAAGGAATTCCTGACCTTGAAGAGGAAGCAGAGGCACAACCAACGGAGGCAAAGAAGCAGATGAAGGTGGTTATGGATGATTTAGGAAGGAAGAATCCTGTCGTTGGAAGCTCAAACACAGTTTCCACACCAGAAATTGGACGAAAGGATGACAATGTTGGTGACATTGAGTTGGCAGACAAAGTGAGTGTGAGCAGTTCACCAAACAGTAAAGTGAGAAGCAGTGGAGAGGATGACATATCCATCAGGAAGAAAAAAGGGGTGACATTTGAGGATGTATCGTATGATACAGAGAAGAGTGTGCCTAGTGGTGATAAACCCTTGTCTGCACATATTGATGAACCACTGTCTTTTAAAGGTTCGAAGGATGTGATGGAAGTTGCTCGGGAAATTAAGAAACATTTTAGGTCAGCTGCTGGTTGTGGTGAAGAGGTGTCAAGGATGCTTGAGGTGGGCAAGTTGCCATACCAATCAAGAACTAATAAAATGTATAGAG TCATATCTTCCAGGATTTTGGATCCTAAGACCCTGCATTTGCCATTATCATCATATCCTTCTTTCAATTGGTCACGGCATTCAACTGAGAGTACAACAATAAGCAGAAAAGCTAGCATGACAAGTGACCACTCTACTACAGGGTCTAGCAACATTTCATCAACATTGGAGAAGTTGTATCTATGGGAGAAGAAACTCTACAAAGATGTAAAG GATGAAGAGAAACTACGGGTGAGCTATGACAAGAAGTACAAGCGGTTGAAGGATTTAGTTGATAGAGGGGCAGAGAACTACAAAATTGATTCGACTTGGGCATCAGTAAGAAAGCTGCGCACAAAAATAAGCATCATCATCAAATCGGTTGGTGCTTTCTCAAGCAGGATTCATGAGATAAGGGGTGAGGAGTTGCAGCCCCAACTTATCGAACTAATCCAAGG ATTCATAAGAATGTGGACATCTTTGCTGGATTGCCATCAAAAGCAGTTGCAAGCTCTAGTTGATTGCAAAAGACATAGCTTGGTGATGAAAACCACAAGCCAATGGAAGTCTGCTGTTAAGGTAACAAAGGAATTGGAGCTGGAACTCCTAAACTGGTGCAATTGTTTTCATGACTGGATCAGCATCCAGAAATCATTCATTGAAGCCCTCAATGGATGGCAAATGAAATGGCTTCCTCAAGAACAGGAGCTAACACCTGATGGACCTGCTCCTTTCTCCCCAACTAGAATTGGTGCTCCATCAGTATTTGTCATATCTAATGATTGGTACCATGCAATTAAGTGTGTTTCAGGAGAAAAGGTTATTGAAACAATGCGTGGTTTTACGGAAATTGTCCACATGGTATGGGAGATTCAAGATGAGGAACAGCACCTACGACTCGAAGAAGAGCACCTGTCACAAATTTATGATAGAAAACTAAAATCTTGGCAGGCTATGCAGATAGACCATTTAGAGATTGTGTCCGACATTAATGATGGTCTGAAGCACCATGATGATTCCTTGATGGCATTGGACCTAATGAAACAGAGATTGGATGAGAAGCGAGCAATACGTAAGGAAACTTTAGAACGACTTCAAACTACTGCTTCCAATATTTTGCCAACTGGTTTGGTTCCAACATTTGAAGAGTTGGGTACTTTTTTGTCAGAGGCGCTGCAAGCTTACAAGGGAATCAGAATTAAAATTGACAGTGGAGGGACATAA
- the LOC104000272 gene encoding uncharacterized protein LOC104000272 produces MDDFSFPTITADQDSLRQLPFPHFAASPLWFLSSVVDCRKSSSSAGEASLDADVMRGDLEADSAGGWLDEEKMDLLWEDFNEELARVSCDRKRMAKEGSSSASEQHCVRALKDANSGGLIHRRSPSLILMVKVLKKLFLIQRVVSSKKQSLCSA; encoded by the coding sequence ATGGATGATTTCAGCTTTCCCACCATCACAGCGGATCAAGACTCGCTCCGCCAGCTCCCCTTCCCCCACTTTGCCGCATCCCCCCTGTGGTTCTTGTCCTCAGTCGTCGATTGCCGGAAAAGCTCCTCGTCCGCCGGAGAAGCATCGCTGGATGCTGACGTGATGAGAGGGGATCTCGAGGCGGATAGCGCCGGCGGTTGGCTTGATGAGGAGAAGATGGACTTGCTGTGGGAGGATTTCAATGAAGAGCTTGCAAGGGTGTCGTGTGACCGGAAAAGGATGGCCAAGGAGGGGAGCTCGAGTGCGTCAGAGCAACACTGCGTGCGTGCATTGAAAGACGCAAATAGCGGCGGTCTGATTCATCGTAGATCGCCAAGTCTGATACTGATGGTGAAGGTGCTAAAGAAGCTGTTCTTGATTCAGCGAGTTGTGTCCTCTAAGAAGCAGTCACTGTGCTCAGCATGA
- the LOC135651921 gene encoding protein BPS1, chloroplastic-like — translation MEGSALPCLRCQGLSSTPLTEDASTFCTSLTEDLKGLELSLAKDSISLRWFVEAMSVLKRMQVRLLALLKKSELPISCEAEDWFDQYMQESASLLDFCNSMKSALSGINRSRMALELAVHKLSEDNEFGLERLQKAHEEILDFSIEKERLGLAKGGILLGGNGSDDKNMAIVMFAAKTTVTVLSWFMISAMISPVPVNVEDKELTSSIPELQQCMEMLTELTGSFDKRISSLGIGREVALVEHEMVNEAVEELQAAEKNSHSFLSGLEKLRTRSFELKEGIERLGTVVDEVFEEAIRGRNEMLDIFRNATL, via the coding sequence ATGGAAGGATCGGCTCTACCATGCTTAAGGTGTCAGGGGCTCAGCTCTACCCCTTTGACAGAGGATGCCTCTACCTTCTGCACTTCCCTCACCGAGGACCTCAAGGGGCTCGAGCTGTCGCTGGCGAAGGACTCCATCTCCCTCAGGTGGTTCGTCGAAGCGATGAGCGTCTTGAAGAGGATGCAGGTGAGACTCCTTGCCCTGCTGAAGAAATCTGAGTTGCCGATCTCGTGCGAAGCCGAAGACTGGTTTGATCAGTACATGCAAGAGTCTGCGTCTCTATTAGATTTCTGCAACTCAATGAAGTCTGCCCTTTCCGGGATCAACCGGTCTCGCATGGCTTTAGAGCTCGCAGTCCATAAACTAAGCGAAGACAACGAGTTCGGATTGGAAAGATTACAGAAAGCTCATGAGGAAATTTTAGATTTCAGTATAGAGAAGGAAAGATTAGGACTAGCTAAAGGTGGAATTTTGCTCGGAGGAAATGGAAGTGACGACAAGAACATGGCAATCGTGATGTTTGCTGCTAAAACCACTGTGACAGTCTTGTCATGGTTTATGATTTCAGCAATGATTTCTCCTGTTCCGGTTAATGTGGAAGACAAGGAGCTGACTTCATCGATCCCTGAGCTGCAGCAGTGCATGGAGATGCTTACAGAGCTGACCGGAAGCTTTGACAAGCGGATTTCGAGCCTCGGCATCGGTCGGGAAGTTGCTCTGGTCGAGCATGAGATGGTGAACGAGGCAGTCGAGGAGTTACAGGCGGCGGAGAAGAACAGCCATAGTTTCCTCAGTGGTCTGGAGAAGTTGAGAACAAGGTCATTTGAGCTGAAGGAGGGGATCGAGAGGCTCGGCACAGTAGTGGATGAGGTGTTCGAGGAGGCCATCAGAGGAAGGAATGAGATGCTTGACATCTTCAGGAATGCAACTCTTTGA